TCGGTCAGCTCGCCCAGACAGGCGTCGCAGGGCGCGAGATCGGGGGCGACCAGCGTCAGCGCGCCGGGGGAGGGGCGGGACGCCACGATCGTGAAGCCGATCTCCCCCGTCGGCGTGCGGTCCTCGGCCCCGACCGACTCGATCCTGGCGAGCGGCGGGGCGTCGGCGACCAGGCGGCGGGTGAACGCCTCGACGGCCTCGGCCGGGCCCTCCACCTCGCAGAACACGCCGGCCGCGTCGTTGCCGACGTGTCCGGCCAGCCCGAGGGAGGAGGCCAACCGGAAGGCGAACGGACGGAACCCGACGCCCTGGACGACGCCCGCCACCCGCAGCGCCCGGCGGACGGCGCGGGTGGGAGGGGTCGGGGTCACCGGGGGATCAACGCACCCGTCCCGGCGGGCGTCAAACTCAGGTCCAGGTGGCCTTGCCGACGCCGTAGTCCTCGACGGGGTTGCCGGCCTCGTCGAGGTCGAGCGCGCCGTTGCCGTTGCCATCGACCACGACGACCAGGGCGCAGTCCTCGGCCTGGCTGGCCAGGCGGACGTCGATCTGACCGTCGTCGCCGGGCTCGGCGAGGAAGATCGTGGTGTCGTCCACGTCGGTGTCGTTGACCACGGCGATGCGGGCCTGGCCGGTGTCGGTCGTCGCGAACCCGTCCGCGTCGCCGTCGCCGTCCGCGTCGACGAAGGTGTCGGGGCCGCTGCCGGTGACGTCGGCGGCGGTGCAGGGGAACAGGATCAGGTCGAGCGGGCCGTCGAGCGGCTGGCCGTCGGTGCGGCGGGCGACCTCGAAGTCGAAGGTGGTCGGCGCCTCACCCTCTAGGGCCTCCATCGGCTGGACCTCGAAGGTCTGGCCGGTCTCGGGGATCTCGGGCGGCGCCTCGCCGCAGGACTCCGCGAGCCCCTCGGCGCCGTTGGCCACCTCAGGCGACACCGCGGCGGTCCCGCCGACGACCTGCAGGACCTCGATCGTGGGGCAGTTCTCGACGAACCACCCGCCGGCCTCCTCGCCCAGCAGGCCCTGGGTGGCGGTCAGCAGGATCGGGGCGTCCTCGACCGAGGACAGCGTGCCGGCGGTCAGCGCATCGGCGAAGTCGTCGCCACGGGCCAGCAGCGGCGTGACGGCCTGGAAGTAGCCGACGTCGACGAAGTAGTCCGCGACGACGGTGGCGGTGTCCGCGCGGTTGATGCCGCCGAGGCGGGTCACGTCGATGCCGCGGGCCTCGATGTCGTCGACGACGACGTCCCCGATGGCCTCGGGGCCGCCGGCGATGACCACGTGCGCGGGCTGGAGCTCGTCGAGCACCCACGCGGCCTGCGGGGCGAGGATGCCGCCGGGGGTGAGGAGGAGGGGGAAGGCGCCGTCGTGGGCCGGGCCGCTGAGGGTCAGCGCATCGGCGAAGTCCTCGCCGCTCGCCATCAGCACGGTCGGTCGGCCGTCGATGGTCGGCAGGGCGCCGTTGATCGCGGCAGTGGTCCTGGCGACGTTCGCCGCGGTGAAGTACGGGTCGTCACCGCCGATGCGGTCGGTCTCGACGAGGTCGGTGAGCTGGGCCTCGACCTGGGCGCTGATCGCATCGAGCCCGCCGGCGATGATCACGCGATCGACGCCGAGGTCACCGATGGCGGCGGCGGTGGTGGCGGCGAGCTGCTCTGGCGGGGTCAGCAGCACGGGGGCGTCCATCGCGCCGGCGAGGCCGGAGCCCACGAGCGCGCCCTGGTAGGTCGTGGAGCTGGCGACGACGGCCTCGCTCGCGCCCTCGGGGAAGGACAGGTCCGCGACGGCGGCGGCCGTCTCGAGGCGGGTCTCGCCGGCGACGCGGGCGGGCTGGACGTCCTCGACGGCGGCGGCGGGCACGGTGGGCACGAGCAGCGCGAGGGTGCCGATCAGCACGAGCAGCAGGTGCCGCGTCCGTCCGAGTGGTCCTGGCGAGCGGGTCGATCGGGTCATGGCGCGGGTCTCTCCGAGGTCGCGGATCGCGTGCGGGGCGCGGTCAGGCGACCGCCGATCCCCACGCGGCCTCACCCCTGGCCTAACCGGCTGCACCCCCTGTCCAAACGGACCACGGCCGCCCGCTGGCGCCGACCCGGGCCCGCGGAGCGTGGGTAGGCTCGCCCGTCGTGCCCGGGACCGAGCCCCCTCCACCGCCGTCGTTCCGCCGCTCCCCCGCGCGCGTCGACCGCCAGCTGGTGCTCGCGGCCAAGCTCCGCGCCCAGCGCAGCGACCTGCGCCGCCTCGCCGAGACCCGGGCGTGGCTCGGCGGGCACCGCGCCCCGCACCGCCGCGTCGACCTGACCACCGATGACGGGGTCCGCATCGCCGCCTCCTGGCTGCCAGGCCCGCGTGCACGCGGCCCGGGGGTGGTCCTGGTCCACGGGTTCGCGGCGAGCCGTCGCAAGCCCGCGTACGCCCTGCTGGCCGACCACCTCGCGGGCACCGTCGACGGCCTGAGCCTCGACCTCCGCGGCCACGGCCAGTCCGGCGGGCGCTGCCGCCTCGGCGCGGACGAGTGGCGGGACGTGGCCGCGGGCGTCGCCGCCCTGCGCGACCGGGGCACCCGCGACGTCGTCGTGGTCGGCGTGTCCCTCGGCGCGACCGCCACCTGCCACGCGCTGGCGCGGGGCCTCGACGTGGCGGGGGTGGTGCTCATCTCCGGCAGCGCCCGGCACCACGACCTCGACCTGCCCGGCATGCGGACGCTCGACGGGCTGTGGCGCCACCCGGTGAAGCGGCGGGTGTGGCAGCTCCTCGCGGGGTTCCGCATGGACGACCCGGCCACCATCCCGCCGTACCCCGACCCGGTCGACCTCCTGGGTGGGACCTCGACCCCGGGGCTGGTCGTGCACGGCCCGGACGACGACTACTTCTCCCTGGACCACGCGACCGCCCTCCGCGACGCCGCCGGGGGGTCCGCGACCCTGTGGGAGGAGGCCCCGGGCTTCGGGCACGCGGAGGACGGCATCACGCCGGCGCTCTGCGCGCGGCTGGCCGCCGCGGTCACGACCGTGGTGACCGACCGCTCCTTCGACCGCGCCCCTGGGCCCGGATCCGACGGCTGACCTCGCCGGCCGATCTCGGCACGGACGGTCACGTACGGCATCGGGGGACGCCCAATCGACCCTTGGCACGGGCACAGGAGTTGACTTACCTTAACTCACGCCACACCAGTCACACGAGAGGTGGCCCCACGCCATGCGCCAGAGCTTCCCCACCCGCCGCGGCATGATCGTCGCGGTGGCCGGCCTGACCATCGTCACCGGCCCCACCGCCGCGTCCGGCTACGTCGTCGAGCGCGGCGACACCCTGTCCGGCATCGCCTCCCGCCACGGCGTGTCCACCGCCGCGGTCGCCGACGCGAACGGCCTCGCCGACCCCGACCTGATCGTCGAGGGCGCGGTCCTGGTGATCCCCTCCGGCTCCGGGCGACCGAGCGCGGTCACGCACGTCGTGGCGCCCGGTGAGACCCTCAGCCACATCGCGGCGATGTACGGCGTGTCGGTCAGCGCGCTCGCCGAGGCGAACGGCATCGACGACCCCGACCTCATCTACAGCGGGCGCCAGATCGCGGTGGCCGGCGGAGCGGGCGGTGGCGGGACGACCGCGACCCCGGCGGCCACCGGCGGGGGTGGGCGCGCCGCTGACCGCGACGAGGTCCGCCGGCTGATCGTCGAGACCGCGCAGCGCTGGGGCTGGCGCCCCGCGATCCCCCTCGGGCTCGCGATGCAGGAGTCCGGCTGGAACAACACCGTCGTCTCCTCCGCCGGGGCGATCGGCATCATGCAGGTGCTCCCCGCGACCGGGGAGTGGGCCGGCACGTACCTGCTGGACCGCCAGCCCGACCTGCGCCAGCCCGCCGACAACGTGGCTGCGGGCATCGCCTACCTCGACTACCTCTACGGGCGCTTCGACGGCGACATCGAGCTGACCCTCGCCGCCTACTACGAGGGCCCGCGTCGGGTGGAGGAGCGCGGCCCGTCAGAGGGCGGCCGCCGCTACGCGGCCAACGTCATCGCTCTGTCAGAGCGCTACGGCTGAGCGCTGTCAGAGCGCGACGGCTGAGCCGTCTGCGAGCGCGCCGGCTGGCGCTCGGGCCGGCGCAGGCCGTCGAGCAGCAGGTCGAGGGTGTGGTCGGTGACCGCGTCGGCGTCGAGCTCCACCTCGCCGAGGCCGTGGCCGAGCGCGGTGACCAGCCCGTGCACGGTCGCCCACAGGCTGACCGCCGTGGTGAAGGGGTCGACGTCGCGCAGCTCGCCCGCTTCGACGCCCGCCGCGACGATCCCGGCCATCTCCTCGAGCGTCCGCAGGCCGATCAGCTCCTCGGGGTCGACGAGCTCGACGACCTTCGCCATCGGGAGGGTGGTGAACAGCGTCGTGTACTCCGCCGGCCGTTCGAGGCCGAAGCGGACGTAGGCCCGACCGCAGGCGCGGAGCTGCGCGGCGGGTGACGCGAGCCCCTCCCTGGCCAGGCGCAGGTGGTCGGCGAGCGCGGTGAACCGCCGGTGGCAGACCTGCACGAACAGGTCGTCCTTGTCGGCGAAGTGCAGGTACACGCTCGTCGCGCTGACGCCGACCTCCCGGGCGACCTGGCGCAGCGACACCGAGTCGACGTTGCCGCGCTCGCCGAGCAGCCGCTCCGCGGCGTCCATCAGCTCGTCCCGCAGGCGGTCGCCCTCGCCGGCGGCCGCGCGGTGGCTCCGTCGGCTGCTCGCTCCGGCCGCGGGCGACGTGGTCGACATGGCTAGACGGTAGCCGGCCTCCGGTCCTCGGCGGTCGAGGCCGTGTCGTCGTCGAGGTCGATGACCTCCGAGAAGCCGATGCGCTCGTGCAGCCGCCGGAGCGGTGCGGGTGCCCACCAGTTCCACGTCCCGGCGAGCCGCATGAACGCGGGGACGAGGGTGGTGCGGACGATGAAGGCGTCGGCCAGCACCGCGAGCGTCATGCCGAACCCGAACAGCTTCATGAACGACACCGAGCCGGTCAGCCCGAAGGACACGAACACGACGGCGATCAGGACCGCGGCAGCCGTGACGATCCGCCCGGTCCGCTCGAGCCCGGAGGCGACCGAGCCGATGGGGTCGCCCGTGGCGTCCCACTCCTCCTTGATCCGGCTGAGCAGGAACACCTCGTAGTCCATGCTCAGGCCGAAGGCCAGGACGAACAGCAGCACCGGCATGGTCACCGCCAGCGAGCCGGTGGCGGTGAACCCGAGCGCCTCCTCGAACCGGCCCTGCTGGAAGACCCACACCATCGCGCCGAGCGTGGCGGTCAGGCTCAGGAGGTTCAGGACGATGGCCTTCAGCGGCATGAGGACCGACCCGAAGCTGAGGAACAGCACCACGAAGGTGATCACCGCGATCAGCGCCAGCGCCACCGGCAGCCGGTCGAGGAGCCCGTCGACGGAGTCGGTCAGCTCCGCCGAGGGCCCCCCGACCAGCACCCCCTGCGCGGGGGCACCCACCGCGCGGACGGCGGCGACCAGGTCGCGGCCGGCGTCCGACAGGGGCTCCACGGCGGAGATCACCGACAGGTGCGTGCGGTCCCCGACGGCCCGGTCCACGGCATCCGGCAGCTCGACGGGCAACCGGCCCCCCGCGGCGTAGGTCCCGGTCGCGGCGTCGACGCGTGCGACGCCGTCCAGGCCGCTGAGCGCCACGGCGTAGCCCTCCACCTCCTCCGCGTCCGCGACGCCCGACAGCACGACGGTGACCGCGGACGCCTCGCGGGAGTCGAACTCCTCGCGCAGGACGTCGGCGACCTGGCGGGTCTCCGCGCCCGGCGGCAGGACGCGGTCGTCGGGGAAGCCGAGGGCCACGTCGAGGAAGGGCAGCCCCAGGACGAGCAGGAGCAGGGTCGAGACCGTGGCGATCGGCACCGGCCGCCGCATCACCGCCATGGCGATGCGGTGCCACGTCCCCTCCGTCGCCTCGCCCGGCGCGGCGGTCCGCACCCGGCGCACGGTCAGGGCGTTGACCCGGTGGCCGAGGACGGTCAGCAGCGCCGGCAGCACGACGACCGCGCCGACCACGGCGAGGCCGACCACGGCGAGGCCGACCACGGCGATGCCCGCCCAGGCGAAGGACCGCAGGAACGCGAACTGGAACACCGCGAGCGCGGCCAGGCTGGAGGCGACCGTCAGGCCGCTGAACAGCACGGTCCGACCCGCGGTCCGGCGCGTCCGAACGACGGCGGTCGTGACGTCGTGGCCGGCGGCGAGCTCCTCGCGGAACCGGTTGACGACCAGCAGGGCGTAGTCGATCGCGAGCCCCAGGCCCAGGGCGGTCGTGAAGTTCAGCGCGAAGACGCTGACGTCGGTGACCCCGGCGATCAGCTCGAGCGCGAGGAAGGTGCCGAGGATCGCCAGGCCGCCGATGGCCAGGGGGAGGAGGGCGGAGACGACCGACCCGAAGATCACGATCAACAGGACGAGGGTCACCGGCAGGGCGATCAGCTCGGCGGCGACGAGGTCCTCCTCGACGACCTCGTTGATCTCGGCGAAGGTGGCCGTGATGCCGCCCACCTGCACGGCCATCACCTCGGTGTCGCTTGGCAGCTCCTCGCGCAGCGTGGCCGCGGCGTCGAGGCGGGCCTCCTCGTCACCGGCCAGGCGGACGAGCACAAGGGCGCGGTCGCCCGATGCCGAGCGCAGCGGCGGCGCACCGCCCAGCCCCCAGTAGCTGACGACCTCAGCCACCTCCGGACGCGCGGCCAGGTCGTCGGCGAGCGCGGTGGCGGCGCGGGTGACCGCCGGCGCGTCCACGTCCCCCTCCGCCGCGGTCACCAGCAGGGTCAGGTCGGGCCCGCCGGCGTCGAAGGTCTCCTCGAGCGCGGTCCGCGCCGCGGCGGACTCCGAGCCGGGGTCGTCGAAGCCGCCGGAGACGAGGGAGTCCTGGACATCGCCGCCGACCGCGCCGGCCAGCACGACCCCGAGCAGGGCGACGACGATGACGGCCCAGGGCCGTCGGGCGGGGAGCGGGAGTGCCATGGCGGGTCCTGACGGAGCGGTCGAGTGCTGGCGCCAACCAACATAACGACGTCAAGTTGACGATGTCAACATCCTGGGTTGCCAACCTCCGTGGATTCGCCGCCTGCGCGTGGCGGGGTAGGTGAGGAGCTGAGCGCCCTCCACCCGGCGGGCCAGGACGCAGGACGAGAGCTGACGTGAGCACCCAGACCGACCGCCCCCGCATCGTCGACCAGGGCGAACCCGCCCCGCTACCCGAGCCGCGGGGCGACGCGAGCGCCGCGCTCATGAAGGCGCTGTCCCAGCCGGGCGGCCACCTGCCGGACCTGCCGGAGCCCACCGACGACCCGTTGACGGGCGAGGACGCCGCGCTGGCCCTCTACCTGTGCTACGAGCTCCACTACCGCGGGCTGGAGGGCGTCGACGATGCC
This DNA window, taken from Euzebya sp., encodes the following:
- a CDS encoding cell wall-binding repeat-containing protein translates to MTRSTRSPGPLGRTRHLLLVLIGTLALLVPTVPAAAVEDVQPARVAGETRLETAAAVADLSFPEGASEAVVASSTTYQGALVGSGLAGAMDAPVLLTPPEQLAATTAAAIGDLGVDRVIIAGGLDAISAQVEAQLTDLVETDRIGGDDPYFTAANVARTTAAINGALPTIDGRPTVLMASGEDFADALTLSGPAHDGAFPLLLTPGGILAPQAAWVLDELQPAHVVIAGGPEAIGDVVVDDIEARGIDVTRLGGINRADTATVVADYFVDVGYFQAVTPLLARGDDFADALTAGTLSSVEDAPILLTATQGLLGEEAGGWFVENCPTIEVLQVVGGTAAVSPEVANGAEGLAESCGEAPPEIPETGQTFEVQPMEALEGEAPTTFDFEVARRTDGQPLDGPLDLILFPCTAADVTGSGPDTFVDADGDGDADGFATTDTGQARIAVVNDTDVDDTTIFLAEPGDDGQIDVRLASQAEDCALVVVVDGNGNGALDLDEAGNPVEDYGVGKATWT
- a CDS encoding alpha/beta hydrolase, with translation MPGTEPPPPPSFRRSPARVDRQLVLAAKLRAQRSDLRRLAETRAWLGGHRAPHRRVDLTTDDGVRIAASWLPGPRARGPGVVLVHGFAASRRKPAYALLADHLAGTVDGLSLDLRGHGQSGGRCRLGADEWRDVAAGVAALRDRGTRDVVVVGVSLGATATCHALARGLDVAGVVLISGSARHHDLDLPGMRTLDGLWRHPVKRRVWQLLAGFRMDDPATIPPYPDPVDLLGGTSTPGLVVHGPDDDYFSLDHATALRDAAGGSATLWEEAPGFGHAEDGITPALCARLAAAVTTVVTDRSFDRAPGPGSDG
- a CDS encoding LysM peptidoglycan-binding domain-containing protein, which produces MRQSFPTRRGMIVAVAGLTIVTGPTAASGYVVERGDTLSGIASRHGVSTAAVADANGLADPDLIVEGAVLVIPSGSGRPSAVTHVVAPGETLSHIAAMYGVSVSALAEANGIDDPDLIYSGRQIAVAGGAGGGGTTATPAATGGGGRAADRDEVRRLIVETAQRWGWRPAIPLGLAMQESGWNNTVVSSAGAIGIMQVLPATGEWAGTYLLDRQPDLRQPADNVAAGIAYLDYLYGRFDGDIELTLAAYYEGPRRVEERGPSEGGRRYAANVIALSERYG
- a CDS encoding TetR/AcrR family transcriptional regulator; this encodes MSTTSPAAGASSRRSHRAAAGEGDRLRDELMDAAERLLGERGNVDSVSLRQVAREVGVSATSVYLHFADKDDLFVQVCHRRFTALADHLRLAREGLASPAAQLRACGRAYVRFGLERPAEYTTLFTTLPMAKVVELVDPEELIGLRTLEEMAGIVAAGVEAGELRDVDPFTTAVSLWATVHGLVTALGHGLGEVELDADAVTDHTLDLLLDGLRRPERQPARSQTAQPSRSDSAQP
- a CDS encoding MMPL family transporter; translated protein: MALPLPARRPWAVIVVALLGVVLAGAVGGDVQDSLVSGGFDDPGSESAAARTALEETFDAGGPDLTLLVTAAEGDVDAPAVTRAATALADDLAARPEVAEVVSYWGLGGAPPLRSASGDRALVLVRLAGDEEARLDAAATLREELPSDTEVMAVQVGGITATFAEINEVVEEDLVAAELIALPVTLVLLIVIFGSVVSALLPLAIGGLAILGTFLALELIAGVTDVSVFALNFTTALGLGLAIDYALLVVNRFREELAAGHDVTTAVVRTRRTAGRTVLFSGLTVASSLAALAVFQFAFLRSFAWAGIAVVGLAVVGLAVVGAVVVLPALLTVLGHRVNALTVRRVRTAAPGEATEGTWHRIAMAVMRRPVPIATVSTLLLLVLGLPFLDVALGFPDDRVLPPGAETRQVADVLREEFDSREASAVTVVLSGVADAEEVEGYAVALSGLDGVARVDAATGTYAAGGRLPVELPDAVDRAVGDRTHLSVISAVEPLSDAGRDLVAAVRAVGAPAQGVLVGGPSAELTDSVDGLLDRLPVALALIAVITFVVLFLSFGSVLMPLKAIVLNLLSLTATLGAMVWVFQQGRFEEALGFTATGSLAVTMPVLLFVLAFGLSMDYEVFLLSRIKEEWDATGDPIGSVASGLERTGRIVTAAAVLIAVVFVSFGLTGSVSFMKLFGFGMTLAVLADAFIVRTTLVPAFMRLAGTWNWWAPAPLRRLHERIGFSEVIDLDDDTASTAEDRRPATV